A DNA window from Bombus vancouverensis nearcticus chromosome 6, iyBomVanc1_principal, whole genome shotgun sequence contains the following coding sequences:
- the LOC117162281 gene encoding uncharacterized protein LOC117162281, producing MTTRDSNIKRTFSRSENTKGKYSNIIDDTVIPSARNDIEDPSMCEDALEKFTPLMNSTMDINSTYTQKMMDATAIVEPLSPIKSNETEEVQQLNQAIGLTEFEELFAEDEPSREREMSNRNMTKQDIQNEMKKNVPVRRRIEAFEKEKISEKAIVQKLARRSVEKAKKILLAKQKKETQMMTSQLQTVRSTSVLHSKPDDDTSDDEARPRRTIPH from the exons atgacaacaagagatagtaatataaagagaactttttcacggagtgaaaacacgaagggtaaatattctaatattattgatgatacagtaattccatcagcaagaaatgatattgaagatccttcaatgtgcgaggatgcacttgagaaatttactcctcttatgaattccacgatggacatcaattctacttatacgcagaagatgatggacgctaccgcaattgtagaacctttatcaccaataaaatcaaacgaaacg gaggaggttcagcagctgaatcaagcgattggactcaccgagttcgaagaattattcgcagaagatgagccatcccgtgaaagggaaatgtctaatagaaacatgacgaaacaggacattcaaaatgaaatgaagaaaaatgtgcccgtaagaaggagaatcgaggcctttgaaaaagaaaaaatttcagaaaaagccattgttcaaaaactggcacgaagatctgtcgaaaaagcaaaaaaaatcttattagcgaaacaaaagaaggagactcagatgatgacatcgcag ctccaaacagtaaggtccacttctgttttgcacagtaaacctgacgacgacacatcggacgatgaagccagaccaaggcgtacaattccacattag